Genomic window (Streptomyces sp. NBC_00078):
TGGCGCTCCTGCCCGGAGACCAGGTCGAGGACCTCGACGCAGTCGCCGCCGGCCCAGATGTTGTCGTGCCCGCGCACCCGCATGGCGAGGTCGGTGAGGAGACCGCGGTGGTTGCCGAGCGGCAGCCCGGCGGCCTCGGCGAGGGCGGTCCCGGGGCGTACACCGATGCCCAGCACCACCACGTCCGCGGGGTACTCGGCGTCCTCGGTGGCCACCGCCCGCACCCGGCCGTCCTCGCCGGTGAGCACCTTGGTCACCTCGGCGTCGTTGACCATGGTGATGCCCATGCCCTCCATGGCCACGTGCACCAGGCGGCCCATGTCCGGATCGAGCGTGGACATCGGCTCGCTGCCGCGGTTGATGACCGTCACCTCGTAACCGCGGTTGATGAGCGCCTCGGCCATCTCCACGCCGATGTAGCCCGCGCCCACGACCACCGCGCGACGGCCACGCGTGCGCGTGAGCGAGTCGATGAGCGCCTGCCCGTCGTCGAGTGTCTGCACTCCGTGCACACCGGGTGCGTCGGCGCCGGGCATGTCCGGGCGGATCGGGTGGGCCCCGGTGGCGATCACGAGTTTGTCGTACGACGTCCACGACTCGGCGCCCGAATCGAGGGCACGCGCGCGTACCCGGCCGCCCGCCACGTCGATCTCCGTGACCTCCGTCCGCATGCGCAGATCGATGTCCCGCGCGCGGTGCTCCTCGGGCGTACGGGCGATCAACCGGTCCCGCTCCTCGACATCCCCGCCCACCCAGTACGGGATGCCGCACGCCGAGAAGGAGGTGAAGTGGCCGCGTTCGAACGCCACGATCTCCAGCTCGTCCGGACCCTTCATACGGCGTGCCTGCGATGCCGCGGACATCCCCGCGGCATCGCCGCCGATCACGACCAGTCGTTCCCGCCCAGGGCTCATGTTCATGTGAACACGCTACGTGGGCAGTGCATTTCAGTCCCGCTCTCCGTCCCGCACTCCGTCCCGGGCTCAGTCCTGGTCGTGCTCCCGCGTGCCCGGGGTCCGGGGAACCGGGCGGGCCGCCGGCAGCGGGCCCAGGGAACTCGAAGCGGACGCGGGGGCCGGGCGGCGCGGCAGCCGGGGCCGGACCAGCCGCAGCCACGCCAGCACGATCAGGGCCGCCACCGCGGCGAACGGCAGCACCGCACCGAGCGCCACCGCGAGCCAGCGCAGCATCGTCACGAACGCGTCCCAGCCGCCTGCCAGCGCGTCGACGAACCCGGGGTCGTCGTCCTCGGCCGTCGTCTTCACGGGCGTCTGCGAAAGGGACACGGTGATCGTGGCGAGGCTCGTGCGGTCCTTCAGGGACGCCTGCTGGGCGAGCAGCGCCTCCAGGTCGGCCTCCCGGTTGCTCAACTCGCCCTCCAGCTCCACGACATCGCTGAGCTTGGTGGCCCGGTCCATCAGCTCGCGCACCCGGGCCACGCTGGCCCGCTGCGAGGTGATGCGGCTGTCCACGTCGACGACCTGGTCGGTGACGTCCTCGGCCTTCGCGGTGCGGTCGAGGAGCTTGCCCGCGCCCTGGAGGCCGGCGAGGACCTCGTCGTACTTGTCGACGGGCACGCGCAGGACGACGCGGGTGCGTTCGCCGCCCTTCTCGTCCCGGCTGGTGGTCTCGTCGCCGACGTAGCCACCCGCGTTCTCGGTGGTCGTGCGGGCGTCGTCGAGGGCCTTCGGCACGTCTTTGACCTGCACGGTCAGCGAGGCGGTGCGGATGATGCGGCTCGCGCCGAGCTTGGGCGCCCGGGTCGCCCTGGCGCCGCCCGCGTCCTTCGCACCGCCCGGCGCGGCGCCCTGCGCATCGCTCCGCGCGGCGGCACCGTCGGCGGAGCCGCCCGCGGAGGATTCGTTCGCGCCGCTGCAGCCGGTCAGTGCGAGCGCCGTGGCCAGCAGCAGCCCGGCCAGGGCATGAACAGGTCGTACGGAGCTTTGTGCGCGCATGTGGGCCTACCCCCGGGGGTCGTGACGACTGACGCTCCTTCGACGCCGGCACCGGCCGGAACGTTGGACCCGTGCGGTCCCGATGCGGTCCCGATGCGGTCACGGTCGGGACTCGTGAAGGACACCGGGGCGTGGGCGGGCTGTCAGTGGGGTCTGAGAGGCTGGGGACATGCGCGAATCGGAGACTCGTACGGGTGCGGGGCAGGCCGTCGTCATCGGAGCCGGGATCGCCGGACTGGCCGCGGCCCACCGGCTGTTGCAGGGCGGCGCCCGGGTGACCGTGCTTGAGGCGTCGGAACGGGTCGGCGGCAAGCTGCTGCCCGGCGAGATCGCGGGCGCGCGGGTGGACTTCGGCGCCGAGTCGATGCTGGCCCGCAGACCGGAAGCGGTGGCCCTCGCGCGCGAGGCGGGCCTCGACGAGCGCCTCCAGCCGCCGGCCACCTCGACGGCCTCGATCTGGACCCGCGGCGCGCTGCGCCCCATGCCCAAGGGCCACGTCATGGGTGTCCCCGGCACCGCAGCGGCCCTGACCGGGGTCCTGTCCGACGAGGGCCTCGCCCGCATCGAGCGCGAGGCCGGCCTGCCCCGCACCGAGGTCGGCGACGACGTGGCGGTCGGGGAGTACGTGGCGGCACGGATGGGCCGCGAGGTCGTCGACCGCCTGGTGGAACCCCTGCTCGGCGGGGTCTACGCCGGCGACGCGTACCGCATCTCGATGCGCTCGGCGGTCCCGCAGCTGTACCAGGCCGCGAAGACACACGACTCGCTCACCGAGGCCGTCCGCGAGATCCAGGCCAAGGCGGCCGCGGCCCAGCAGACCGGCCCGGTCTTCATGGGCATCGAGGGCGGCGTGGGCAGCCTGCCGCTCGCGGTGGCGGAGTCGGTGCGGGCGCGCGGCGGCGAGATCGTCACACGCGCGTCCGTGACCGAACTGCGCCGGGCGGACGGCGACGGCTGGCGGGTGGTCGCCGGGGACCGTGTGCTGTACGCCGACGCGGTCGTCGTCGCCGTCCCCGCCCCCGCCGCCGCGGCGCTCCTGCACGCCGAGGCCCCGGCCGCCGCGACCGAACTCGCCACCGTCGAGTACGCGTCCATGGCCCTGGTCACCCTCGCCTACCGCCGCGCCGACGCCACGCTCCCCCAGGGCAGCGGCTTCCTCGTGCCGCCGGTCGACGGACGCACCATCAAGGCCTCCACGTTCGCCTCCCAGAAGTGGGGCTGGATCGCCGAGGAGAACCCGGACGTGGTCGTCCTGCGCACGTCCGTGGGCCGGTACGGCGAGACCGAGATCCTCCAGCGCGACGACGCCGGCCTCGTGGACGTCTCGCGCCAGGACCTCCGGGCGGCGACCGGCCTCGATGCCACCCCCCTCGAAACCCGTGTCACCCGCTGGACCGACGGCCTGCCCCAGTACCCCGTCGGCCACCACGCGCGCGTGGCCCGCATCCGCGAGCATGTCGCCAAACTGCCGGGCCTGGCCGTATGCGGCGCTCCGTACGACGGCGTCGGCATCCCGGCCTGTATCGCGAGCGCGTACGCGGCTGTGGACCAGATCAACGGCGACCTGAGCCGTGTGCAGGAGCTCACCGCCAACCCGGTGCAGAGCCTGCACGGCGGAGCGGGAGAATAGCCGCATGAGTGACGACGCCCCCACCACTGCCCCTGACCGGATCGCGAACAAGGGCAAGCTGGCCAAGGACCTCAACGAGGTCATCCGCTACACCCTGTGGTCCGTCTTCAAGCTGAAGGACGTGCTGCCCGAGGACCGCGCGGGCTACGCCGAAGAGGTCCAGGACCTCTTCGACCAGCTCGCCGCGAAGGACGTGACGATCCGCGGCACGTACGACGTGTCGGGCCTGCGCGCCGACGCCGACCTCATGATCTGGTGGCACGCGGAGACCAGCGACCAGCTGCAGGAGGCGTACAACCTCTTCCGGCGCACCAGGCTGGGCCGTGCACTGGAGCCCGTCTGGTCGAACATGGCGCTGCACCGCCCCGCCGAGTTCAACCGCGCGCACATCCCCGCGTTCCTCGCCGACGAGACGCCGCGCAACTACATCAGCGTCTACCCCTTCGTGCGCAGCTACGACTGGTACCTGCTGCCCGACGAGGACCGCCGCCGCATGCTCGCCGACCACGGCAAGATGGCCCGCGGCTACCCGGACGTGCGCGCCAACACGGTCGCCTCGTTCTCGCTGGGCGACTACGAGTGGCTCCTCGCGTTCGAGGCCGACGAGCTGTACCGCATCGTCGACCTCATGCGTCACCTGCGCGCCTCCGAGGCCCGCATGCACGTCCGCGAGGAGGTCCCCTTCTACACCGGGCGCCGCAAGTCCGTGGCCGAACTGGTCGAAGGCCTGGCCTGACCGGACACGGCGCCCCGTGTCCGGCCGGAGGTCGCAGGCAGCCCCGTGGTCAGCGGCGGGCGGTCTTTCCCTTCAGCGACTCCTTGGCGGGCGTCGGGTGGGAGCGGTCGCCCGGCGTGGCCGGCTTCGGCTCCGGGTGCGGGGCGCAGGACGCGCTCTGCTCCGGCAGCCGGCCCTCCAGCAGATACGCATCCAGGTAGCCGTTGATGCAGCGGTTCGGGCCGCCCGCGACTCCGTGCGTGCCCGAGTCCCGCTCGGTCACCAGGGTCGAGCCGGACAGCCGCCGGTGCATCTCCTCCGCACCGGCGTACGGCGTCGCCGCGTCCCGCTCGGCGGCCAGGATCAGCGTCGGCGGCAGCTCACCCGGCCCGGTCCGCACGTCCAGGGGCTGCTGCTGGGGCGCGGGCCAGTAGGCGCAGGGCAGGTTCATCCACGCGTTGTCCCACGTCTCGAACGGAGCGACGCGCGACAGACGCGTGTTGTCCCGGTCCCAGACCTTCCAGTCCGTCGGCCAGGGCGCGTCGTTGCACTCGACGGCCGTGTAGACCGCGTTGGAGTTCTCCGACTCGGCCGCCGCCTCCGTGGCGGGCCCCGCCTGGTCGATCAGCGGCTTCGGGTCACCGTTCAGATACGCGGACAGTGCCTTGGCGCGCGTCGGCCAGTAGTCGTCGTAGTACCCGGCCTGCAGGAACGAGGCCTGCAGCTCCGCCGGCCCCACCTTGCCGCCCGCAGGCTCGGCGGCCAGCCGCGCGCTCGCCTTGGTGTAGCTGTGCTGGACCGCGGCGGCCGTCTTCCCCAGCCCGTACACGTCGTGGTGCCGGGCGATCCAGTTCCGGAAATCCGCCCAGCGGCTCTCGAACGCGGCCGACTGGATGAGGTTGTTGCGGTACCAGATCTGGTCGGGAGCCGGGTCCACCGCCGAGTCGAACACCATCCGCCGTACGTGCGAGGGGAACATCGTCGCGTACACCGCGCCGAAGTAGGTGCCGTACGACGCGCCCATGAACGTGATCCGCTCCTCGCCGAGCGCCGCCCGCAGGACGTCCAGGTCACGGGCGTTGTTGAGCGAGTTGTAGTACTGGAGCCCGCTGCCCGACCGCTTGGCGCAGCCCTGCGCGTACGCCTTCGCCTGCGCGATGCGTTCCTGCTTGTACGACTCCGAGGGATACGTCGGAGCCTGCGAGGGCGCCTTGAAGAAGCGCTTGGGGTCCTCGCAGGACAGGGGCGCGGACCGGCCGACGCCGCGCGGGGAGTAGCCGATCAGGTCGTAGGCCGCCGCGATGCGCTTCCACTGTGGGATCAGGCCGACGAGGGGGAAGTACTGGCCGTCGCCGCCCGGCCCGCCCGGGTTGTAGACCAGCGCGCCCTGCCGGGGCACATGGCGCTTGCTGTTGTGCGGGTCCTTGTGGGTGGCCTTCACCCGGGTGACGGTCAGCTTGATCTGCCGGCCACCGGGCTGTGCGTAGTCGAGCGGAACGGACACCGTGCCGCACTCCAGGCTGCCGGGCATGTCCTTCGCGTCGGCACACGTGCCGAAGTCGATGCCGGAGGCCTTGGCCCGTGCGGCGGCCACCGCGGTGCCGTGCTGCTCGGTCGCGTCCGGTGCGACGGGCGTACTGCCGGCCGGCGAGGCGGCGAGGGCGGTCAGGAGCAAGGATCCGGCGGCCGAGTAGAGGGCGGCAGCTCTCATGACGTATCCCTTCGGTGCATGGCAGCGACAAAAGGGATGTTTCGTTCGGTGTATGAAGAAGGCAAGCACCGACCCGGCGGTGTCGGCCTCAATGCCCCCTATGCGCCCCCGGTGTGCGGTTCACGCCACGGCTGGTCGCGGTGCGCGAAGGCCGCGCGCAGGTCCGGTTCGCCGATCGCGCGGACGCCTCGTACGGCGACGGTGGTGAGGTACGTACGGTCGTCACCGCTGCCGGGGCGCCGGGTGAGGGCTCCCAGCAGGCGTTGCCCGGCCGGGGACGCCCAGCGTGAATACGGGTGGACCTCGACCCGGGCGATGGCCAGGCAGCTCAGCGTCAGCGCCAGCGGCAGGGCGAACCACAGGGCGACCAAGCCGCGCGGCATGTCCGGCTGGGCGGGCACCAGCAGCGCGACGGCCCCCAGCGAGAGCACGGCCATGGCCGCGAGCTTCACCTGGCGCACTCCGGCCGTGACGGTGGTCCGGGCGGCGGCGGGCACGGCCAGGCCGGCGTCGACGAGCCGGTCGGCGAGGCCGGCGACGGCGTCCGCGGAGGCCGCGGCGGCGCGCACCGGGGCGATCCTGCTCTGCCCCTCGGGTCCGATGGCCCCTATGACCGACCGCTCCATGTCGTCCCGCCCGCGCGGATCGACCACGGTCGCCCAACCGGTGTGGGCGAGCAGCAGCCGCCGTTGCCGGGCCATGGAGACCATGGTCAGATCGGCGACGCGGCCGGGCCCGCCGGACAGGAACGCGGCCTCGTAGAGCGTCAGACCATGCCGCCGGACATCCGCTCCGGCGTCCGCGTCGTCGGCCGCCGTGCGTACGGCGGCCAGGCAGAGTCGTGTGCAGGCGGTGCCCGCGGCGGCCCAGGCCAGCAGCAGGAGAAGGACCCAGAACATGCCGCGTTTCTATGCCAGATGCTCTGCGAAACGCCATGCCCTGTTCACGATCCGGACGGAGCGTTGTCTGCATGTGACGTTCCGTTTGGCGTGCGCACCGGGCTCACGGCTGTTGCGGCGGCGGGCTGGAGGCGGCCGGCGGCAGCGCATAGGTCGGGGACGACGCCGTGAGGGGCGTGGCGGGGCTCGGGTCCGTCGCCGCACCGGGCGGGGCCGGGGGGCCGGTCAGCGGGGGAGTGCTCGCGGAGGCCATGTCCCGGGCGAGGGCGTCCCAGTCGACGTAGCCCGTGGCCTCCAGGACCTTGATGTGGTCCAGGACGGTCGTGTTCGCGTCGTCGGCGAGCGCGCGCACCAGCGAGTTGCGGGTGGTCGCGCGGACCTGGGCGACGACCGAGAACACCTTGCCGTGCGCCAGCCGCGTGATGTTGACGAACTCGCGGTCGTAGTCCGTGCCCTGGGCCGCGTTCAGTGTCGCGAGCCACTGCTTCTGCTGGTCGCTCGGTTCGTCGGGCAGCGGGAGCCCGAGCCTGGCGGCGACGTCGCGCACCCGCTGGTCGAGGAAGGTGTGCCCCTCGACGAGGTGCTGCCCCGCCGTGCGTACGGCCGCGGTGGTGCCCTTCTGCTGGGCCTCCTGCCCGGCGGGCAGCTCCCACAGACCGGCCAGCCGGACCTTCGTGATGAAGTCACGGTCGAGGGCGGACAGCGGCCCGTACTGCGTCGACACGGTCTGCGCGTTCAGCGTGCTGACGCCGGTCCCCGACCGGTCGGCGTACGACCAGATCGGGAAGACGAGTGCCATCAGGGTGGCCATCAGGCCGATGACGATGATCCCGGTGCCGCTGAATATCCCTCGGCCCTTGACGGGTGGTCGCGGTCGCATGGTGCCTCCTGTACGGCACCGCATATTACTCAGGGGTTCGGGGTGAACCGCGCCTCGCGGGCTGTTGCCCGCGGCACACTCAGCGGTGCAGCAGCACCCGCCGGGCCGCCCTGGCCATCATCCGCACCCCCGGCCGCCGCGACCGCGGCACGGGCCCCGACCGCTCCAGCCACCACTCCCCGAGTTCCCGCCGGGCCCGGTCGTCCCCGATGGGCCCGGCGAGCAGCAGATACCCGGCGAAGTCCAGGGCGTCCCTGCGATATCCGCCGGTCATCGGATGACCGTGGGCGTAGGCGAGGAAGGCGGCCCGGTAGGCGTCGCCGAGGATCTCCGGCAACTCGGGTGCGACCTTGGCCACGACGTCCGCCCGCTTCCCGGCGAGCGCCCGTGCCTGCACTCCCAGCCGCACCCGGTCGAACCCTTCCGGAACGGGCGTCCCGGCGACGAGCGCGGACAACAGGGCGGCCTGAGCGAGCCCGAGCCGCTGACGGGCGGCCTCGGTGTCGACGTCGATGGCAGGGGCAGGAGAAGCCGGCGCAGGGGGCGTCGGCGGAGGGGCGGGCAGGGAGGGCGCGGCACCCGTCTCCACGACCGCCGCCGTGGCCGCTGCCTCCTCCTCCCGCATCACCCGTCCCTTCCGGACGGCCCCCCGAACTGCCTCCAGCTCCGCCTCCAGGACGCCCGGTCCGGGAAAGTTCTCGTCCCGCTCCAGCAGCACGCCCGGCGGCGAGACCCGGGACGCGAGGTCGGTCAGGATG
Coding sequences:
- the hemQ gene encoding hydrogen peroxide-dependent heme synthase translates to MSDDAPTTAPDRIANKGKLAKDLNEVIRYTLWSVFKLKDVLPEDRAGYAEEVQDLFDQLAAKDVTIRGTYDVSGLRADADLMIWWHAETSDQLQEAYNLFRRTRLGRALEPVWSNMALHRPAEFNRAHIPAFLADETPRNYISVYPFVRSYDWYLLPDEDRRRMLADHGKMARGYPDVRANTVASFSLGDYEWLLAFEADELYRIVDLMRHLRASEARMHVREEVPFYTGRRKSVAELVEGLA
- a CDS encoding TIGR04222 domain-containing membrane protein, producing the protein MFWVLLLLLAWAAAGTACTRLCLAAVRTAADDADAGADVRRHGLTLYEAAFLSGGPGRVADLTMVSMARQRRLLLAHTGWATVVDPRGRDDMERSVIGAIGPEGQSRIAPVRAAAASADAVAGLADRLVDAGLAVPAAARTTVTAGVRQVKLAAMAVLSLGAVALLVPAQPDMPRGLVALWFALPLALTLSCLAIARVEVHPYSRWASPAGQRLLGALTRRPGSGDDRTYLTTVAVRGVRAIGEPDLRAAFAHRDQPWREPHTGGA
- a CDS encoding DUF4349 domain-containing protein, with product MRAQSSVRPVHALAGLLLATALALTGCSGANESSAGGSADGAAARSDAQGAAPGGAKDAGGARATRAPKLGASRIIRTASLTVQVKDVPKALDDARTTTENAGGYVGDETTSRDEKGGERTRVVLRVPVDKYDEVLAGLQGAGKLLDRTAKAEDVTDQVVDVDSRITSQRASVARVRELMDRATKLSDVVELEGELSNREADLEALLAQQASLKDRTSLATITVSLSQTPVKTTAEDDDPGFVDALAGGWDAFVTMLRWLAVALGAVLPFAAVAALIVLAWLRLVRPRLPRRPAPASASSSLGPLPAARPVPRTPGTREHDQD
- the hemG gene encoding protoporphyrinogen oxidase produces the protein MRESETRTGAGQAVVIGAGIAGLAAAHRLLQGGARVTVLEASERVGGKLLPGEIAGARVDFGAESMLARRPEAVALAREAGLDERLQPPATSTASIWTRGALRPMPKGHVMGVPGTAAALTGVLSDEGLARIEREAGLPRTEVGDDVAVGEYVAARMGREVVDRLVEPLLGGVYAGDAYRISMRSAVPQLYQAAKTHDSLTEAVREIQAKAAAAQQTGPVFMGIEGGVGSLPLAVAESVRARGGEIVTRASVTELRRADGDGWRVVAGDRVLYADAVVVAVPAPAAAALLHAEAPAAATELATVEYASMALVTLAYRRADATLPQGSGFLVPPVDGRTIKASTFASQKWGWIAEENPDVVVLRTSVGRYGETEILQRDDAGLVDVSRQDLRAATGLDATPLETRVTRWTDGLPQYPVGHHARVARIREHVAKLPGLAVCGAPYDGVGIPACIASAYAAVDQINGDLSRVQELTANPVQSLHGGAGE
- a CDS encoding alpha/beta hydrolase, whose product is MRAAALYSAAGSLLLTALAASPAGSTPVAPDATEQHGTAVAAARAKASGIDFGTCADAKDMPGSLECGTVSVPLDYAQPGGRQIKLTVTRVKATHKDPHNSKRHVPRQGALVYNPGGPGGDGQYFPLVGLIPQWKRIAAAYDLIGYSPRGVGRSAPLSCEDPKRFFKAPSQAPTYPSESYKQERIAQAKAYAQGCAKRSGSGLQYYNSLNNARDLDVLRAALGEERITFMGASYGTYFGAVYATMFPSHVRRMVFDSAVDPAPDQIWYRNNLIQSAAFESRWADFRNWIARHHDVYGLGKTAAAVQHSYTKASARLAAEPAGGKVGPAELQASFLQAGYYDDYWPTRAKALSAYLNGDPKPLIDQAGPATEAAAESENSNAVYTAVECNDAPWPTDWKVWDRDNTRLSRVAPFETWDNAWMNLPCAYWPAPQQQPLDVRTGPGELPPTLILAAERDAATPYAGAEEMHRRLSGSTLVTERDSGTHGVAGGPNRCINGYLDAYLLEGRLPEQSASCAPHPEPKPATPGDRSHPTPAKESLKGKTARR
- a CDS encoding DUF4142 domain-containing protein; the encoded protein is MRPRPPVKGRGIFSGTGIIVIGLMATLMALVFPIWSYADRSGTGVSTLNAQTVSTQYGPLSALDRDFITKVRLAGLWELPAGQEAQQKGTTAAVRTAGQHLVEGHTFLDQRVRDVAARLGLPLPDEPSDQQKQWLATLNAAQGTDYDREFVNITRLAHGKVFSVVAQVRATTRNSLVRALADDANTTVLDHIKVLEATGYVDWDALARDMASASTPPLTGPPAPPGAATDPSPATPLTASSPTYALPPAASSPPPQQP
- a CDS encoding FAD-dependent oxidoreductase — its product is MNMSPGRERLVVIGGDAAGMSAASQARRMKGPDELEIVAFERGHFTSFSACGIPYWVGGDVEERDRLIARTPEEHRARDIDLRMRTEVTEIDVAGGRVRARALDSGAESWTSYDKLVIATGAHPIRPDMPGADAPGVHGVQTLDDGQALIDSLTRTRGRRAVVVGAGYIGVEMAEALINRGYEVTVINRGSEPMSTLDPDMGRLVHVAMEGMGITMVNDAEVTKVLTGEDGRVRAVATEDAEYPADVVVLGIGVRPGTALAEAAGLPLGNHRGLLTDLAMRVRGHDNIWAGGDCVEVLDLVSGQERHIALGTHANKHGQVIGTNAGGGYATFPGVVGTAVSKVCDLEIARTGLREKDARRVGLQFEAVTVESTNRAGYYPDSSSMTVKMLAERRTGRLLGVQIVGREGAGKRVDIAAVALTARMTVEQMTALDLGYAPPFSPVWDPVLVAARKASKAVAQGS